A single window of Ananas comosus cultivar F153 linkage group 19, ASM154086v1, whole genome shotgun sequence DNA harbors:
- the LOC109724727 gene encoding LOW QUALITY PROTEIN: pentatricopeptide repeat-containing protein At1g03560, mitochondrial-like (The sequence of the model RefSeq protein was modified relative to this genomic sequence to represent the inferred CDS: deleted 2 bases in 1 codon), with product MVCQWRRSLAITSTASSFSSRPSSATPSLYSSSSSTQPLLHPPPEWVEPFVDLSDLAPHRYPSASPGRANGDEQEQLRRRSPSPWLARIVGLVLQSPSPSPSPSPSLESQLDDLCRTFLLRLSPAFVSHVLRSPDIRRRPGSALCFFRWASSKNWLHHHQQQQQQQQHLLDSYVSLLHAFASSPPGQSASDRVRELVAEMLSREDLLSLLTPCASASLIQSLGALGLVEELLCVWRRTKEIGIEPSLLTYNCLMDGLVNSGFVDSAEKVFRVMEQPDAKARPDVVSRNILIKGYCKAGRTQDALNLFGQMQKEGAENASSAPDKITYLTLIQSHYGDGAFLRCLSLYREMEEKGLEIPPHACTLVIAALCKEGKPFEASAVLERMLGRGCGANVAIYTALIDSFAKCGAEEQAMSLFRRMKDAGLEPDAVTYSVLINCLCKSGKVSEAMEWFRFCSEKGVPVNTIFYSSLIDGFGKAGSADRAEKLFHEMVEKGFVPDSHCYNALLNALVKAGRVDDACALFKRMDGEGCHQTVYTYTILIEGMFKRHKNEEALKLWGVMIDKGIAPTTASFRVLSTGLCLSGKFNRACKILDELAPMGVVPETAYEDMINVLCKAGRFEHACRLADGIVEKGREVPGRVRTFMINALRKAGNADLAIKLVHSKIAIGYDRFGSVKRRILSNPILLNAIKEFSPLKLRLGGTLQDKVIYSYDTGDPRQNCTPFVKNDSEIFGFSGGCLSLKRWDELNDFFRKAGALIIFRLNALNGRVPMPDGSLGGPWNYSNAASFIRYTVNRGYTIHGWELGNELSGNGVGARVGADQYAADAIALKSIIDDIYQGFPAKPLVIAPGGFFDAGWFSEFITKTKPSSLDVITHHIYNLGPGVDDHLIDKILDPSYLDGEASTFSNLQGILKAAGTKTVAWVGEAGGAYNSGHHLC from the exons ATGGTATGTCAATGGCGCAGATCCCTGGCTATAACTTCAACCGCCTCGTCCTTCTCATCCCGTCCTTCTTCTGCAACTCCCTCCCTctattcgtcttcttcctccacCCAGCCTCTGCTTCACCCTCCTCCGGAATGGGTAGAGCCCTTCGTCGACCTCTCCGACCTCGCACCCCACCGCTACCCCTCTGCCTCTCCAGGCAGGGCAAATGGCGATGAGCAGGAGCAGCTGCGGCGGCGCTCCCCGTCCCCATGGCTTGCTCGAATCGTCGGCCTCGTCCTCCaatccccctctccctctccctctccctccccctcgcTTGAGTCCCAACTCGATGACTTGTGCCGCaccttcctcctccgcctctccccCGCCTTCGTCTCCCACGTCCTCCGCTCCCCCGACATCCGCCGCCGCCCGGGCTCCGCCCTCTGCTTCTTCCGCTGGGCATCCTCCAAAAATTGGCTCCACCaccaccagcagcagcagcagcagcagcagcatctcCTTGATTCTTACGTCTCCCTCCTTCATGCCTTCGCCTCCTCTCCCCCCGGCCAATCGGCTAGTGATCGTGTCCGTGAGCTGGTGGCGGAGATGCTGAGTCGAGAGGATCTCCTCTCGCTGCTCACTCCTTGTGCTTCCGCGTCCCTGATCCAGAGCCTCGGCGCCCTAGGCTTGGTCGAGGAGCTACTGTGCGTCTGGCGCCGGACGAAGGAGATTGGGATCGAACCCTCCCTCCTCACCTACAACTGCCTCATGGATGGCTTGGTGAACTCCGGCTTCGTCGACTCTGCCGAGAAGGTCTTCCGTGTCATGGAGCAGCCCGACGCAAAAGCCCGCCCAGACGTCGTCTCCCGCAACATTCTGATCAAGGGCTACTGCAAGGCGGGCAGAACCCAGGATGCCCTCAACCTGTTCGGCCAAATGCAAAAGGAGGGTGCCGAAAATGCGTCGTCCGCCCCCGATAAGATCACGTACCTCACTCTTATCCAGTCCCACTATGGGGACGGCGCCTTTCTCCGATGCCTTTCGCTCTATCGGGAGATGGAGGAGAAGGGGTTGGAGATCCCTCCCCATGCCTGCACCCTCGTCATCGCCGCTCTGTGCAAGGAAGGGAAGCCTTTCGAGGCGTCTGCCGTGCTCGAGAGAATGCTCGGCAGAGGCTGCGGGGCCAACGTCGCCATTTATACTGCTCTCATCGACTCGTTCGCAAAGTGTGGTGCTGAGGAGCAGGCGATGTCTCTTTTCCGCCGAATGAAGGATGCCGGGCTCGAGCCCGACGCGGTCACCTATAGTGTGCTCATCAACTGCTTGTGCAAGTCCGGGAAGGTGAGCGAGGCGATGGAATGGTTTAGGTTCTGCTCGGAGAAAGGTGTTCCGGTGAACACTATCTTTTATTCTAGCCTCATCGATGGCTTTGGGAAAGCTGGATCGGCGGACCGGGCGGAAAAGCTGTTTCATGAGATGGTAGAGAAGGGTTTCGTGCCGGATTCGCATTGCTACAATGCCCTCCTGAACGCGCTCGTAAAGGCTGGACGGGTTGACGATGCGTGTGCTCTGTTCAAGAGAATGGATGGTGAGGGTTGTCATCAGACCGTCTACACGTATACGATACTTATCGAGGGAATGTTCAAAAGACACAAGAATGAGGAGGCGCTGAAGCTATGGGGCGTGATGATCGATAAGGGAATTGCTCCCACAACTGCTTCCTTTAGAGTCCTTTCTACGGGCCTCTGCCTTTCGGGAAAGTTCAACAGGGCGTGTAAGATTTTGGATGAACTAGCACCGATGGGG GTTGTTCCTGAGACGGCTTACGAGGATATGATCAATGTGTTGTGCAAGGCCGGCAGGTTCGAGCATGCCTGCAGGTTGGCTGATGGAATTGTGGAGAAAGGCCGTGAGGTGCCTGGTAGGGTTAGGACGTTTATGATTAATGCCCTTAGAAAAGCAGGAAATGCTGATCTGGCTATCAAATTGGTACACAGTAAGATTGCTATAGGCTACGACAGATTTGGTAGCGTCAAGAGGAGG ATTCTTTCCAACCCTATTCTATTGAATGCGATCAAAG AATTTTCTCCATTGAAGCTTCGCCTAGGGGGCACATTGCAAGATAAGGTCATTTACTCA TACGACACTGGAGACCCTCGACAAAATTGCACTCCGTTCGTCAAGAATGATTCGGAGATATTTGGGTTTTCCGGGGGCTGCTTATCTTTGAAGAGATGGGATGAACTCAACGACTTCTTTAGGAAAGCAGG GGCCCTAATCATTTTCAGGTTGAATGCACTCAACGGAAGGGTTCCTATGCCGGACGGTTCATTAGGAGGACCTTGGAACTACTCCAATGCTGCATCTTTTATTCGATATACAGTCAACAGAGGTTACACAATCCATGGTTGGGAGCTTG GAAATGAACTTAGTGGAAATGGAGTCGGTGCTCGAGTTGGTGCAGATCAGTATGCTGCAGATGCGATTGCCCTCAAATCAATAATTGACGACATTTATCAAGGCTTCCCTGCTAAGCCATTGGTTATAGCACCAG GCGGCTTCTTTGACGCAGGCTGGTTCAGTGAGTTTATTACTAAAACAAAACCAAGCTCATTGGATGTAATCACCCACCACATCTACAATCTTGGTCCAG GTGTTGATGATCACCTGATCGACAAAATTCTTGATCCTTCGTATCTTGATGGTGAAGCCAGTACATTCAGCAACCTGCAGGGAATATTAAAAGCAGCAGGGACTAAAACTGTTGCATGGGTTGGTGAGGCTGGAGGCGCTTACAATAGCGGCCATCATCTCTGTTAG
- the LOC109724960 gene encoding protein LYK5-like translates to MGKPKQRQQEQEQPPVLFSLSVFFLCFLISIGCSDAQQEYENNEQDNCYGTNGSSTLGYSCSGGGSRSCTAYLTFRAAAPSYQSPVDISNLLSADAANISSVNGAADASSPLPDGRPVLVPVACACAGAYYQHNATYTLKSASEIYLTVANGTFAGLSTCQALIAQNPRYESHNLSVGLTIAVPLRCACPSPNQTAQGYKYLLTYVVTWGEDPSAIAGRFGVDPQALLDANSLSADSTIYPFTTLLVPLRSEPTEQQLLAASPPPPPSSTLPPPPSGSSSSSSSSNKWVFIGIGIGAGLLILCGILAGLLTVRFRRRRAAGLPPGYAKGKTNSESGGAPGDAPMKRPAPLISSDVRNVIESLAVYEHGELERATGFFGEEHRIKGSVYRGVINGDSAAIKRLKGDVSNEINILKHINHSNVVRLSGFCVHDGDTFLVYEFADHGSLADWLHHHHHHHPHHPHDGSSNEWSSGGRGYLSWKQRVQIAYDVADGLNYLHNYTNPPYIHKNLKSSNILLDAELRAKLSNFGLARAVLPTTDESGESAPQMTRHVVGTQGYMAPEYLEHGLVTPQLDVFAFGVIMLELLSGREAASFADDKETKGGEKALLLWESISGVLGGEDVRRNFRGFVDPYLQSDYPFDLAFAMAELAMRCVSREPGARPSIGEVLVSLSAIYNAASDWDPSDYSHSGSMIHAR, encoded by the coding sequence ATGGGGAAGCCGaagcagcggcagcaggagcAGGAGCAGCCGCCTGTGTTGTTCTCGTTATCCGTGTTCTTCTTGTGCTTCTTGATCTCGATCGGGTGCAGCGACGCCCAGCAGGAGTACGAGAACAACGAGCAGGACAACTGCTACGGGACGAACGGCTCCTCCACGCTGGGCTACTCctgcagcggcggcggcagcaggtCGTGCACGGCGTACCTGACCTTCCGGGCGGCGGCGCCGTCCTACCAGTCGCCCGTCGACATCTCCAACCTGCTGTCCGCCGACGCCGCCAACATCTCGTCCGTCAACGGCGCCGCCGACGCCTCCTCCCCGCTCCCCGACGGCCGCCCCGTCCTCGTCCCCGTCGCCTGCGCCTGCGCCGGCGCCTACTACCAGCACAACGCCACCTACACGCTCAAGTCCGCCTCCGAGATCTACTTGACCGTCGCCAACGGGACCTTCGCGGGCCTGTCGACGTGCCAGGCCCTCATCGCCCAGAACCCCCGCTACGAGAGCCACAACCTCTCCGTGGGCCTCACCATCGCCGTGCCCCTCCGCTGCGCCTGCCCCAGCCCCAATCAGACCGCGCAGGGATACAAGTACCTGCTCACCTACGTCGTCACCTGGGGCGAAGACCCCTCCGCCATCGCCGGGCGCTTCGGCGTCGACCCTCAAGCCCTGCTCGACGCCAACAGCCTCTCCGCCGACTCCACCATCTACCCCTTCACCACCCTGCTCGTCCCCCTCAGGTCCGAGCCCACCGAGCAACAGCTCCTCGCCgcttcccctccccctcctccctcttctacccttcctcctcctccttccggctcaagcagcagcagcagcagcagcaacaaatGGGTTTTCATCGGGATCGGGATCGGAGCCGGCCTGCTAATCCTCTGCGGAATTCTGGCCGGTCTGCTGACCGTCcgcttccgccgccgccgcgccgccggtcTCCCCCCGGGCTATGCAAAGGGAAAGACGAATTCGGAGTCGGGCGGGGCCCCCGGCGATGCGCCGATGAAGCGGCCGGCGCCTCTGATTTCGAGCGACGTCCGCAACGTGATCGAGTCGCTGGCGGTGTACGAGCACGGGGAGCTGGAGAGGGCGACCGGGTTCTTCGGCGAGGAGCACCGGATCAAGGGGTCGGTGTACCGCGGGGTGATCAACGGCGACAGCGCGGCGATCAAGCGGCTCAAGGGCGACGTCTCCAACGAGATCAACATTCTCAAGCACATCAACCACTCCAACGTCGTCAGGCTCTCCGGCTTCTGCGTCCACGACGGCGACACCTTCCTCGTCTACGAGTTCGCCGACCACGGCTCCCTCGCCGACTggctccaccaccaccaccaccaccacccccaccaCCCCCACGATGGCAGCAGCAACGAGTGGAGTAGCGGCGGAAGAGGTTATCTCAGCTGGAAGCAGCGGGTTCAGATCGCCTACGACGTCGCCGACGGCCTCAACTACCTGCACAACTACACCAACCCGCCGTACATCCACAAGAACCTCAAGAGCAGCAACATCCTGCTCGACGCCGAATTGCGCGCCAAGCTGTCGAATTTCGGCCTCGCAAGAGCGGTGCTGCCGACGACGGACGAATCTGGGGAATCGGCGCCGCAGATGACCCGGCACGTCGTGGGCACGCAGGGCTACATGGCGCCCGAGTACTTGGAGCACGGCCTCGTCACGCCCCAGCTCGACGTGTTCGCCTTTGGCGTCATCATGCTCGAGCTGCTGTCGGGCAGGGAGGCGGCCTCTTTCGCCGACGACAAGGAGACGAAAGGCGGCGAGAAGGCGCTGCTGCTGTGGGAGTCGATATCCGGAGTGCTCGGCGGAGAGGACGTGCGGCGGAATTTCAGAGGCTTCGTCGACCCGTACCTGCAGAGCGATTATCCCTTCGATCTGGCGTTCGCCATGGCCGAGCTGGCGATGCGCTGTGTGTCGCGCGAGCCGGGGGCTAGGCCGAGCATCGGCGAGGTGCTCGTGTCGCTGTCGGCGATTTACAACGCCGCCTCTGATTGGGACCCTTCAGATTACAGCCACTCGGGTTCCATGATCCATGCCAGGTGA
- the LOC109724728 gene encoding cysteine desulfurase, mitochondrial-like, translating to MSTSSSSRVLLGRLPLLFCRRRLSTAAAAAAAPASASASASEGEGKKEEEVGGGGGGGVISMKGVRISGRPLYLDMQATTPVDPRVLDAMLPFYLSRFGNPHSRTHLYGWESDAAVEAARAQVAALIGADPKEVFFTSGATESNNISVKGLMRFHRDRKRHVVTTQTEHKCVLDSCRWLQQEGFEVTYLPVRPDGLVDLDALAAAIRPDTGLVSVMAVNNEIGVVQPLEDIGCICRDKGVPFHTDAAQALGKIPIDVARMGVALMSLSGHKIYGPKGVGALYLRRRPRVRVEPQMSGGGQERGIRSGTVPTPLAVGMGAACEIAAREMDYDNRRIAALQARLLEGIRSRVDDVVVNGSVEHRYPGNLNLSFAYVEGESLLMGLKEVAVSSGSACTSASLEPSYVLRALGVDEDMAHTSIRFGIGRFTTEAEIDRAVELTVQQVRKLREMSPLYEMAKAGIDLKSIQWAQH from the coding sequence ATGTCCACCTCGTCGTCCTCCCGCGTCCTCCTCGGGCGCCTGCCCCTCCTCTTCTGCCGCCGACGCCTATCCACAGCAGCGGCGGCAGCCGCAGCACCAGCCTCGGCCTCGGCCTCGGCCTCTGAGGGGGaggggaagaaggaggaggaggtgggtggcggcggcggcggcggcgtgatATCGATGAAGGGCGTGCGGATATCGGGGCGGCCGCTGTACCTGGACATGCAGGCGACGACCCCCGTGGACCCGCGCGTGCTGGACGCCATGCTGCCCTTCTACCTGTCGCGCTTCGGCAACCCCCACTCCCGCACCCACCTCTACGGCTGGGAGTCCGACGCCGCCGTGGAGGCCGCCCGCGCCCAGGTGGCCGCCCTCATCGGCGCCGACCCCAAGGAGGTGTTCTTCACCTCGGGTGCCACCGAGTCCAACAACATCTCCGTGAAGGGCCTCATGCGCTTCCACCGCGACAGGAAGCGGCACGTGGTGACCACCCAGACGGAGCACAAGTGCGTGCTCGACTCCTGCCGCTGGCTCCAGCAGGAGGGCTTCGAGGTCACCTACCTGCCCGTCCGCCCCGACGGCCTCGTCGACCTGgacgccctcgccgccgccatCCGCCCCGACACCGGCCTCGTCTCTGTCATGGCCGTCAACAACGAGATCGGCGTCGTCCAGCCTCTCGAGGACATCGGCTGCATCTGCCGGGACAAGGGCGTCCCCTTCCACACCGACGCCGCCCAGGCCCTCGGCAAGATTCCCATCGACGTCGCCCGCATGGGCGTCGCCCTCATGTCCCTCAGCGGCCACAAGATCTACGGGCCCAAGGGCGTCGGCGCCCTctacctccgccgccgcccccgcgtCCGCGTCGAGCCCCAGATGAGCGGCGGCGGCCAGGAGCGCGGCATCCGCAGCGGCACCGTCCCCACCCCGCTCGCCGTCGGCATGGGCGCCGCCTGCGAGATCGCCGCCCGGGAGATGGACTACGACAACCGCCGCATCGCCGCCCTCCAGGCCAGGCTCCTCGAGGGGATCCGCTCCCGGGTCGACGACGTCGTGGTGAACGGCAGCGTCGAGCACCGCTACCCGGGGAACCTGAACCTCTCCTTCGCCTACGTGGAGGGGGAGAGCCTCCTGATGGGCCTCAAGGAGGTGGCCGTGTCGAGCGGGAGCGCCTGCACCAGCGCCAGCCTCGAGCCCTCCTACGTGCTGCGGGCGCTGGGGGTGGACGAGGACATGGCCCACACCTCTATCCGCTTCGGCATCGGCAGGTTCACCACCGAGGCCGAGATCGACCGCGCCGTCGAGCTCACCGTCCAGCAGGTGCGGAAGCTTCGGGAGATGAGCCCCCTCTACGAGATGGCTAAGGCAGGGATCGACCTCAAGAGCATCCAGTGGGCTCAGCACTGA
- the LOC109724961 gene encoding putative calcium-binding protein CML19 — protein MLAVINNGAAPAAASLAAAVQPADVVSGRNSSSSSASLSTSSSLISKLRVALSPKSKRPADGDIRQQQQQPLARVLSCGSTESRSSSGASSGGGSRRSRNTEVMERVFRYFDENGDGKISPAELQSCMRRSLGEELSAEAAAAVVASSDSDGDGLLGFEDFLRLLAEDEKAAGISAATEEEEESCSLREAFRVYEMEGQGCITPKSLKRALRRLGDPRTTRECAAMIRGFDLNGDGVICFDEFRAMMMI, from the coding sequence ATGCTTGCTGTCATCAACAACGGAGCCGCGCCCGCCGCCGCCAGTTTGGCCGCAGCAGTACAGCCGGCCGACGTCGTGAGCGGTCGGAACAGCAGCAGCTCCTCGGCTTCCCTCTCGACGTCTTCGTCCCTGATAAGTAAACTGCGGGTTGCGTTGTCTCCTAAAAGCAAGAGGCCTGCAGATGGCGATATtcgccagcagcagcagcagcccctTGCGCGGGTCCTGAGCTGTGGCAGCACCGAATCCAGATCCAGCTCCGGTGCCAGCTCCGGCGGGGGGAGCAGGCGATCGAGAAATACGGAGGTGATGGAGCGTGTGTTTCGCTACTTTGACGAGAACGGGGACGGGAAGATCTCGCCTGCGGAGCTGCAGAGTTGCATGCGGAGGAGCCTCGGGGAGGAGCTGtcggccgaggcggcggcagcagtgGTGGCGTCGAGCGACTCGGACGGGGACGGGCTGCTCGGGTTTGAGGATTTCTTGAGGCTGCTCGCAGAAGATGAGAAGGCTGCAGGAATATCGGCGGcgacagaggaggaggaggagagctgCAGCCTGCGCGAGGCGTTCCGGGTGTACGAGATGGAGGGGCAGGGCTGCATCACTCCCAAGAGCCTCAAGCGGGCACTCCGCAGGCTCGGCGACCCCCGCACCACCAGGGAGTGCGCCGCCATGATCCGCGGCTTCGATCTCAACGGTGACGGCGTCATCTGCTTTGACGAGTTCAGGGCCATGATGATGATCTAA
- the LOC109725105 gene encoding N-acylphosphatidylethanolamine synthase — protein MSTLDDPLLWGFKGFPSADAALGRWVLAAEDICFTNIFYSYLFRLGKCIPITRGAGIYQEHMNEALEVLSAGGWLHTFPEGKVSQEIAPIRRLKWGTASLIVRAPVTPIVLPIVHSGFEKVMPEKSFFGRRPPLPLCGKNIQIIVGEPMDFDLQGLRRTAVTMSQESSTFRSYGWPSLPPDGLNEAAQRWLYINISDRIRTVMERLRSFGSSLKKVELWAVMTTRKQDASCHVEMRGEGGVHELLKFVDICLKACSIQGT, from the exons ATGTCCACGCTCGACGATCCGCTCTTGTGGGGCTTCAAGGGCTTCccctccgccgacgccgcgctCGGCAGGTGGGTCCTCGCCGCCGAGGACATCTGCTTCACCAACATCTTCTATTCCTACCTCTTTCGACTGG GAAAATGCATACCGATAACGAGAGGTGCTGGAATATATCAAGAACATATGAATGAAGCTCTTGAAGTGCTGAGTGCCGGAGGCTGG CTGCATACTTTTCCGGAAGGGAAAGTGTCCCAAGAGATTGCGCCTATTAGACGTTTGAAATGGGGTACTGCCAGCCTTATTGTCCGTGCACCTGTGACACCTATAGTTTTACCGATTGTTCACAGTGGTTTTGAGAAG GTGATGCCTGAGAAGTCATTCTTTGGTAGAAGACCTCCGCTGCCTCTTTGCGGCAAGAACATCCAGATTATTGTTGGTGAACCAATGGATTTCGATCTCCAAGGCTTGAGACGAACCGCTGTAACAATGTCACAGGAATCGTCAACTTTTCGCAGTTATGGGTGGCCGTCCCTTCCCCCCGACGGATTAAATGAGGCCGCACAAAGATGGCTTTACATTAACATTTCAGATCGGATTCGAACTGTTATGGAGAGATTGCGAAGCTTCGGTTCCTCCCTAAAGAAAGTTGAG CTTTGGGCAGTTATGACAACACGCAAACAAGATGCTTCTTGCCATGTTGAGATGCGTGGCGAGGGTGGAGTACATGAATTGCTAAAATTTGTAGATATATGCCTAAAAGCCTGTTCTATACAAGgaacttaa